A single genomic interval of Polaribacter vadi harbors:
- the dinB gene encoding DNA polymerase IV, whose amino-acid sequence MELQPPFRKIIHVDMDAYYASVAELDNPELRGKAIAVGGGGDRGVVSAASYEARKFGVKSAMSNVLAKQKCPHIIFVKSDFARYKELSAQIREIFYEYTDLVEPLSLDEAYLDVTVNKKDNPSANDIAREIRQKIYDKTGLRASAGISINKFIAKVASDINKPNGQKTIHPEEVIKFLEELPVNKFYGVGKVTAAKMYNLGIFVGNDLKKKSLEELSLLFGKSGNHYYNIVRGIHNSEVKPNRIRKSVGAERTFFENISSEIFMLEKLHDIADEIEKRMEKSNSKGKTITLKIKYSDFTRQTRSKTVEHYMSKKSEFFPIVKELLYQEELENSVRLLGLSFSNLNINKKEPVWVQLKFKF is encoded by the coding sequence ATGGAATTACAACCTCCTTTTCGTAAAATAATTCATGTAGATATGGATGCTTATTATGCTTCTGTAGCAGAATTAGACAACCCAGAATTGCGTGGAAAAGCCATTGCTGTTGGTGGAGGAGGAGATAGAGGCGTAGTTTCTGCTGCAAGTTATGAAGCCAGAAAATTTGGTGTAAAATCTGCTATGAGCAATGTTTTGGCGAAACAAAAATGTCCACATATTATTTTTGTAAAATCAGATTTTGCACGTTACAAAGAGTTATCAGCACAAATAAGAGAAATCTTTTACGAATATACAGATTTGGTGGAACCACTCTCTTTAGATGAAGCCTATTTAGATGTTACAGTCAATAAAAAAGACAATCCTTCTGCAAATGATATTGCTAGAGAAATCCGCCAGAAAATATATGATAAAACTGGTTTACGAGCATCAGCAGGTATTTCTATTAATAAATTTATTGCAAAAGTAGCTTCAGATATTAACAAACCAAATGGACAAAAAACAATTCATCCAGAAGAAGTCATCAAATTTTTAGAGGAATTACCTGTCAATAAATTTTACGGAGTTGGTAAAGTAACTGCTGCAAAAATGTATAATTTGGGCATTTTTGTTGGAAACGATTTAAAGAAAAAATCGTTAGAAGAACTATCACTTTTGTTTGGTAAATCTGGAAATCATTATTATAATATTGTTAGGGGAATTCATAACAGCGAAGTAAAACCCAATAGAATCCGAAAATCTGTTGGAGCAGAACGTACTTTTTTTGAAAATATTTCTTCTGAAATTTTTATGTTAGAAAAGCTACATGATATTGCTGATGAAATTGAAAAACGGATGGAAAAAAGTAATTCTAAAGGAAAAACCATCACTTTAAAAATTAAATATTCAGATTTTACGAGACAAACAAGAAGTAAAACTGTAGAGCATTATATGAGTAAAAAAAGCGAGTTTTTCCCCATTGTAAAAGAGTTGTTATATCAAGAAGAATTAGAAAATTCTGTACGCCTTTTAGGACTTTCTTTTAGCAATTTGAACATTAACAAAAAAGAACCAGTTTGGGTGCAATTAAAATTTAAGTTTTGA
- a CDS encoding LysE family transporter, which yields MDILLFIGLGFMIAAGGSITPSFLNLTVVKFSLRNGVKAALYLIGGYATVLFFQANIGAYLSNILMENSEYITLIQKIGTVILLLLSINFFRLHYTSKEKKEKEDIPKSKAYFHGILMSSLNTIAIPFYFTSISFLIGLEYFEYSYLNGFFFSIGSTMGSFTLYAVYAIVANKIEDKLTYIATKMDFILGCLTGFVAIANAVYLYIQ from the coding sequence ATGGATATTCTTCTCTTTATAGGTTTGGGTTTTATGATTGCTGCAGGAGGCAGTATAACTCCTAGTTTTCTAAATTTAACAGTGGTAAAGTTTAGTTTAAGAAATGGTGTAAAAGCAGCACTTTACTTAATTGGTGGGTATGCAACTGTTTTATTTTTTCAGGCAAATATTGGTGCGTATTTATCTAATATTTTAATGGAAAATTCAGAATATATTACCTTAATTCAGAAAATAGGAACTGTAATTTTACTTTTGTTATCTATCAATTTTTTTAGATTGCATTATACATCAAAAGAGAAAAAAGAAAAAGAAGATATTCCTAAATCGAAAGCCTATTTTCATGGAATTTTAATGTCTTCTTTAAACACAATTGCGATTCCTTTTTACTTTACATCAATTTCCTTTCTAATAGGATTAGAGTATTTTGAATACTCCTATTTAAACGGGTTTTTCTTTTCAATAGGCTCAACAATGGGGTCTTTTACATTATATGCTGTCTATGCAATTGTTGCTAATAAAATTGAGGATAAATTAACATATATTGCCACAAAAATGGATTTTATTTTAGGATGCTTAACAGGTTTTGTTGCAATTGCAAATGCTGTTTATTTGTACATCCAATAA
- a CDS encoding alpha/beta hydrolase family protein, whose translation MKVTKNILVGGKHQKPIVTDVFYVDDHQPKKVVIFCHGYKGFKDWGAWNLMAKEFAKAGFFFIKFNFAYNGGTPENPIDFPDLEAFGNNNYTKELDDLESVLDWISSEEKYKKEADINNISVIGHSRGGGIVLIKANEDARIKKVISLAAISDIGSRSSTIGDLENWKKDGVKYVVNGRTKQKMPHYIQFYENFKVHEERLNIQKAVEQINIPQLVIHGNKDTSILVDEAHKINSWNSKSILKIIENADHVFNVSHPWEKENVSKELQEVTEICIDFLGN comes from the coding sequence ATGAAAGTAACCAAAAACATATTAGTTGGAGGCAAACACCAAAAACCTATTGTAACCGATGTTTTTTATGTTGATGATCATCAGCCTAAAAAAGTAGTGATTTTTTGTCATGGATATAAAGGTTTTAAAGATTGGGGAGCTTGGAATTTAATGGCTAAAGAATTTGCAAAAGCTGGTTTTTTCTTTATAAAATTTAATTTTGCTTATAATGGAGGAACTCCAGAAAACCCAATTGATTTTCCAGATTTAGAAGCTTTTGGGAATAACAATTACACCAAAGAATTAGATGATTTAGAAAGTGTTTTAGATTGGATTTCATCCGAAGAAAAATATAAAAAAGAAGCTGATATTAACAATATTTCTGTAATTGGACACAGTAGAGGTGGAGGAATTGTGTTGATAAAAGCCAACGAAGATGCAAGAATAAAAAAAGTAATTTCTTTGGCAGCAATTTCAGATATTGGCTCAAGAAGTTCTACAATTGGCGATTTAGAAAATTGGAAAAAAGATGGCGTAAAATATGTTGTTAATGGACGAACAAAACAAAAAATGCCTCATTATATTCAGTTTTATGAAAATTTTAAAGTTCATGAAGAGCGTTTAAACATTCAAAAAGCTGTAGAACAAATTAACATTCCACAATTGGTAATTCACGGAAATAAAGACACTTCAATTCTTGTTGATGAAGCCCATAAAATAAATTCTTGGAATTCTAAAAGCATTTTAAAAATTATCGAAAATGCAGATCACGTTTTTAATGTTTCTCATCCTTGGGAAAAAGAAAACGTATCAAAAGAATTACAAGAAGTTACCGAAATTTGTATTGATTTTTTAGGAAATTAA
- a CDS encoding GNAT family N-acetyltransferase, whose translation MNIVRTNSESSDFINLVKQLDAYLKITDGDEHTFYNQFNNIDVLKQVVVLYDDTEINSAQLNFPVGCGAIKKFDEISVEIKRMFVVSEKRGQGFAQNIISELEIWAKELGNKKCVLETGKRQIEAIQFYKKCGYKIIPNYGQYTAMENSICFEKKL comes from the coding sequence ATGAATATTGTAAGAACAAATTCAGAGAGTTCAGATTTTATAAATTTAGTAAAACAATTAGATGCGTATCTTAAAATTACTGATGGTGATGAACATACTTTTTATAATCAATTTAATAATATTGATGTTCTAAAACAGGTTGTAGTACTTTATGATGATACTGAAATAAATTCAGCACAATTAAATTTTCCAGTTGGTTGTGGAGCCATAAAAAAGTTCGATGAGATTTCTGTGGAAATAAAAAGAATGTTTGTTGTATCAGAAAAAAGAGGACAAGGTTTTGCACAAAATATAATATCAGAATTAGAGATTTGGGCAAAAGAATTAGGCAATAAAAAATGTGTTTTAGAAACAGGAAAAAGACAAATTGAAGCTATACAATTTTATAAGAAATGTGGTTATAAAATTATTCCAAATTATGGGCAATACACAGCAATGGAAAATAGTATTTGTTTCGAAAAAAAACTATAA
- a CDS encoding NAD(P)/FAD-dependent oxidoreductase: MNYSYWELKEWFTNIDFTIVGSGIVGLNCALELQKKYPKAKILILEKGMLPQGASTKNAGFACFGSLSEIIDDLNSHTEEEVFNLVDKRWKGLQLLRKNLGDKNIDFQPNKGFELCESGDFFEKCIAEKEAINQLLKPIFKEDVFSVCANRFGFQKVHQQYIVNNFEGQIDTGKMASELLKKVQALGVKILNNISVESFVENSANINIKTNRLDFYTKKLLIATNGFANKLLKENVQPARAQVLITKPIKNLPIKGTFHLDKGYYYFRNINNRILFGGGRNLDFKTEETSEFGETEIIQHQLEKILKETILPNTNFEIEHRWSGIMGVGNQKKAIVKQLSNNVFCGVRLGGMGIAIGSLVGKELADLVN; the protein is encoded by the coding sequence ATGAACTACAGTTACTGGGAATTAAAAGAATGGTTTACCAACATCGATTTTACAATTGTTGGTAGTGGAATTGTAGGTTTAAATTGTGCTTTAGAACTCCAAAAAAAGTATCCAAAAGCAAAAATTTTAATTCTTGAAAAAGGAATGTTACCTCAAGGTGCAAGTACAAAAAACGCAGGTTTTGCTTGTTTTGGTAGTTTGTCAGAAATTATTGATGATTTAAATTCTCATACAGAAGAAGAAGTTTTTAATTTGGTAGATAAACGTTGGAAAGGATTGCAATTATTGCGTAAAAATTTGGGTGATAAAAACATCGATTTTCAGCCAAATAAAGGCTTTGAATTATGTGAATCTGGAGATTTTTTTGAGAAATGTATTGCTGAAAAAGAAGCAATAAACCAGCTATTAAAACCTATTTTTAAAGAAGATGTTTTTTCTGTTTGTGCTAATCGTTTTGGTTTTCAAAAAGTGCATCAACAATACATTGTTAATAATTTTGAAGGGCAGATTGATACTGGAAAAATGGCATCAGAACTACTAAAAAAAGTACAGGCTTTAGGTGTAAAAATTTTAAACAATATTTCAGTTGAAAGTTTTGTAGAAAATAGTGCAAATATCAACATAAAAACCAACAGATTAGATTTTTACACTAAAAAATTATTAATTGCAACAAATGGTTTTGCTAATAAATTATTAAAGGAAAATGTGCAACCTGCAAGAGCACAAGTACTTATTACAAAGCCAATTAAAAACTTACCAATAAAAGGTACTTTTCATTTAGACAAAGGTTATTATTATTTTAGAAATATTAACAATCGTATTTTGTTTGGTGGAGGAAGAAATCTCGATTTTAAAACAGAAGAAACTTCAGAATTTGGCGAAACTGAGATAATACAACATCAACTTGAAAAAATTTTAAAAGAAACCATTTTACCCAATACAAATTTTGAAATTGAACACAGATGGAGTGGAATTATGGGTGTTGGAAATCAAAAGAAAGCCATTGTAAAACAACTTTCTAACAATGTGTTTTGTGGAGTTCGTTTAGGAGGAATGGGCATTGCCATTGGTAGTTTGGTGGGTAAAGAATTGGCAGATTTGGTTAATTAA